The following are encoded in a window of uncultured Sphaerochaeta sp. genomic DNA:
- the cls gene encoding cardiolipin synthase, whose amino-acid sequence MFRKLLKFFTGRLFISLVLISLQIAILINIFGFAQNDALWIQFLSGLSIMMALVVVVRDLNPAYKIGWMLIFMTIPVYGGLFYILFGTRGLNARLRARLERLEELNLRGMAGGAYSNLLPMKALSAYSRTLARQAQYIAHISSYPVWGNTEVEYFASGEDWIKDVLVELKKAKSFIFLEFFIIGEGEVWDSVLAVLLEKRMQGVRVCLMYDDVGSIFDIPSHYDRKLRSLGLEVVAFNPLKAHLNSRSNSRDHRKVLVVDGNVGYTGGMNIADEYANRKIRFGHWKDTAVKLRGDAVWSLTQMFLQLWAFSIGRPVDYYAYRPTITCKTDGFVQPFADNPLDNENVAENAYIQIISMAKKYVWITTPYLILDNEMLTALKIAAQSGVDVRIITPHKPDKWYVFAVTRENYRPLLESGVKIYEYIPGFLHAKMFVSDDRVAIIGTINMDYRSFYLHFENGVAFYGSSVVQKVHDDIRKTLDVSRLITLNFVKNRSWIKKLAGMVLKLAAPLL is encoded by the coding sequence ATGTTTCGAAAATTACTGAAGTTCTTCACGGGCAGACTCTTTATCTCCCTCGTTCTCATCTCTCTCCAAATTGCCATCCTTATCAACATCTTTGGGTTTGCCCAAAATGATGCTCTTTGGATTCAATTCCTCTCAGGCCTTTCCATCATGATGGCTCTTGTTGTAGTCGTCCGAGATCTCAACCCTGCATATAAGATCGGCTGGATGCTTATTTTCATGACCATTCCTGTTTATGGTGGCTTGTTCTATATCCTCTTCGGTACTCGTGGGCTCAATGCTCGCCTTCGTGCACGACTGGAAAGACTGGAAGAGCTCAACCTACGAGGCATGGCCGGAGGAGCCTATAGCAACCTTCTTCCGATGAAAGCTCTTTCTGCCTATTCAAGAACACTTGCACGGCAAGCACAGTACATTGCACATATCAGCTCATATCCAGTGTGGGGCAATACCGAAGTTGAATACTTCGCAAGTGGAGAAGACTGGATAAAGGATGTCCTGGTTGAGCTGAAAAAGGCCAAGAGCTTTATTTTTCTTGAGTTCTTTATCATTGGGGAGGGAGAGGTCTGGGACTCTGTGCTCGCTGTACTACTTGAGAAGCGCATGCAGGGGGTTCGGGTCTGTCTCATGTACGATGATGTAGGCTCCATTTTCGATATCCCTTCCCACTACGACCGTAAACTTCGTTCACTTGGGCTTGAGGTAGTTGCCTTCAACCCATTGAAGGCTCACTTGAATAGCCGCTCGAACAGTCGCGACCACCGTAAAGTCTTGGTAGTTGATGGCAATGTGGGCTACACCGGTGGGATGAATATTGCCGATGAGTATGCCAACCGAAAAATAAGATTTGGGCATTGGAAAGATACTGCGGTTAAACTTAGGGGAGATGCTGTTTGGAGTCTCACCCAGATGTTTCTCCAACTCTGGGCTTTCTCTATCGGGCGGCCCGTGGATTACTATGCATATCGCCCCACCATAACCTGTAAAACGGATGGATTTGTCCAGCCTTTCGCTGATAACCCCTTGGATAATGAGAATGTTGCAGAAAATGCCTATATCCAGATTATCAGCATGGCCAAAAAGTATGTCTGGATCACAACTCCCTATCTCATCCTGGATAATGAGATGCTCACTGCACTGAAGATTGCCGCCCAAAGTGGCGTTGATGTCCGCATTATCACTCCCCATAAGCCTGATAAATGGTATGTGTTTGCGGTCACCAGGGAAAATTATCGGCCTCTGCTGGAGTCGGGGGTGAAGATCTATGAATACATACCAGGGTTCCTGCATGCAAAAATGTTCGTAAGTGATGATCGGGTTGCCATTATTGGTACGATTAACATGGATTATCGCTCTTTCTACTTGCACTTTGAGAACGGGGTGGCGTTTTATGGATCTTCTGTCGTGCAGAAAGTACATGATGATATACGAAAAACCCTGGATGTCAGTAGACTGATCACCCTGAATTTCGTAAAGAACCGCTCGTGGATAAAGAAGCTTGCCGGGATGGTCCTGAAACTGGCCGCCCCGTTGTTATAG
- a CDS encoding epoxyqueuosine reductase QueH: MEENDILVHACCGPCSTASIERLLEEGWNPVLYFSNSNIYPMEEAERRYKALVEVAHTYSLKVIHEHYDHERWLESVKGHEGEREGETRCSLCFAYNLREASAKAEELGFKHFTTTLTVSRFKNSKLIFSVGEQFPGFEQIDFKKKGGFEKSVRLSKELGLYRQHYCGCEFSMPKE, translated from the coding sequence ATGGAAGAGAATGACATTCTGGTACATGCCTGTTGTGGGCCCTGCAGTACTGCCAGCATCGAGAGACTGCTTGAGGAGGGCTGGAACCCTGTCCTGTACTTTTCAAATAGTAATATTTATCCAATGGAAGAGGCCGAGAGGCGTTATAAGGCTCTGGTTGAAGTAGCCCATACCTACTCCTTGAAGGTAATCCATGAACACTACGACCATGAACGTTGGTTGGAGAGTGTAAAAGGCCATGAAGGGGAGAGGGAAGGGGAAACCCGATGCAGCCTCTGTTTCGCTTACAACTTGAGGGAAGCCTCAGCCAAGGCTGAAGAACTGGGTTTCAAGCATTTTACAACCACCTTGACGGTCAGCCGTTTCAAGAACAGTAAACTAATATTCAGCGTAGGAGAACAATTTCCTGGGTTTGAGCAGATTGATTTCAAGAAGAAAGGCGGTTTTGAAAAGAGTGTTCGCCTAAGTAAGGAGTTGGGGCTCTATCGCCAGCACTATTGCGGATGTGAGTTCTCGATGCCCAAGGAGTAG